The DNA region GGTGGTGTCGGCGATCGCCTCGGCGGCGTCCTTCTGCGGCTTGGTCGGTTCGGTCATCATATCCATCGCGATAATGCGGGTATTCCGGCGGGCATCTTGAACGAGGGTCCGGACAAAACCCATATCCTGGTCATTCCGGGAGCGCGGCGTTTCAACCCGCCGACCCGCTCCTGCCCATCCTGAACCGATATGGCGATCATGACCAGCTATCTGAAGACCACCATTCTCCTTGCCGGCCTGACGGCGATCTTCATGGCGGTCGGCTTCCTGCTGGGCGGCAAGACCGGCCTGATCATCGCCTTCGTCGTCGCGCTGGGCATGAACCTGTTCAGCTATTGGAATTCCGGCGACATGGTGCTGTCGATGTACGGCGCCCGCGAGGTCGACGCCTATTCGGCGCCGGAGTTCTACGGCATCGTCGCCCGGCTGGCGGAGCGCGCCGGCCTGCCGATGCCGCGCGTCTACATCATCGAGAACGACCAGCCCAACGCCTTCGCCACCGGCCGCGATCCGGAACATGCGGCGGTCGCCGCCACCACCGGCCTGCTGTACCGCCTGACGCCGGAGCAGATCGCCGGCGTGATGGCGCATGAGCTGGCCCATGTGAAGAACCGCGACACGCTGATCATGACGATCACCGCGACCATCGCCGGTGCGGTGTCGATGCTCGCCAATTTCGGCCTGTTCTTCGGCGCCTCCAGCAGCGACGAGCGCGGCGGCAACCCGCTGGGCATGGTCGGAGCCATCCTGGCCGCCATCCTCGCCCCCATCGCCGCCACGCTGGTGCAGATGGCGATCAGCCGCACCCGCGAGTTCGAGGCCGACCGCATCGGCGCCGAGATCTGCGGCCGTCCCAACTGGCTGGCTGACGCGCTGACCAACATCCACAACAGCGCCAGCCACATTCCCAACCATCAGGCGGAGGCGCATCCGGCGACCGCCCACCTGTTCATCGCCA from Azospirillum ramasamyi includes:
- the htpX gene encoding zinc metalloprotease HtpX, with product MAIMTSYLKTTILLAGLTAIFMAVGFLLGGKTGLIIAFVVALGMNLFSYWNSGDMVLSMYGAREVDAYSAPEFYGIVARLAERAGLPMPRVYIIENDQPNAFATGRDPEHAAVAATTGLLYRLTPEQIAGVMAHELAHVKNRDTLIMTITATIAGAVSMLANFGLFFGASSSDERGGNPLGMVGAILAAILAPIAATLVQMAISRTREFEADRIGAEICGRPNWLADALTNIHNSASHIPNHQAEAHPATAHLFIANPLSGASMASLFSTHPDMGERVARLRAMAAQSGGFGTGFGGGFGNGFGGGFRGNQTPPRDGRSPWGAPPQGGQGGFMPQNRRGPWG